GTTATTTATCGGTAACGAAAAAATATATATTGAGGGAATAGGAACCGTTTCAGGCGGGGAGGATAGCAATTTTGCCATCACAACATGTGCCAATCCACCTTATGGAAAAGGATATTCTTCAGATGATAAACTTCAGAAAGCAGAAAACTTTGTACAGAAGATTATTCATGATGTAGACTGTGAATATCATTTTTATTTATATGGTTTCGGAAGAGGAGGAATGCTGGCCAGAACTTTTAGTCATTGGCTTTTCTCCAACTATTCTTTAGCTAAGATTAAAGTGAAGTTTTTGGGAGCTTTTGATACGGTAGAGTCCAAACCATTTAATACATATGATCTTAGTGGGGCTTATCATGTGGAAAATGTATTGCATATCTGTGCAATCAATGAATGCCGATTCTTTTTTCCACTGACGGGATTTTTTGAAAATTCAAAAATGATGCAGGATTATCAGTTCAGGAATACGACTGCCGTTTGGAAAGAAATTTTTGTTCCGGGAGCCCATGCAGATATTGGAGGTGGGTATCTGGAAGGACCACAATCTGTATATATATCTACAGATTTTGCCAATACAGAGGATCTGAAGAATTATGTTCAAAATATAAGAAGCAGAAAAGCGAATACTGAAGGAAATAAAATATGGAATGCCTTACTTTCCGGATTCGGAGTGGAAAGAAAAGATGCTTTTTCTAAAGCTTATGTCTGCAGAGATAAAGTTTACAATGAACTCTCAAAACTATATGGGAAACTGATGCTGAAAGAAACCAATGAAATTTCACCCGTTTTTACGTCAGGAAAAGATTTGGAGACAGATTATAGCAGACATCCTTTGTTAGAAAGTTTATATGAAGAAATGACGATGTATATAAAAGACCTTTCCCTAGATAAAAGACCAAAATACAATTACAGTAAACTGGCCGATTATATCCATATTGCTGCAAATTTCGGGCTTTATCACGATGGTTTATCAAAACGATCCGAATATGAAATGAATGTTGAACTTCTCAACAACGGACTGAATGTTTCAAGCAGTACTATTGTAGACCAAAACAGTCATGCAAGACTTTCTGCCGAACT
This Chryseobacterium sp. G0162 DNA region includes the following protein-coding sequences:
- a CDS encoding T6SS phospholipase effector Tle1-like catalytic domain-containing protein, which encodes MNDSRVISVGIFFDGTGNNGVNALSADKPLNNNESYHGAFTNIYKLYKLFIGNEKIYIEGIGTVSGGEDSNFAITTCANPPYGKGYSSDDKLQKAENFVQKIIHDVDCEYHFYLYGFGRGGMLARTFSHWLFSNYSLAKIKVKFLGAFDTVESKPFNTYDLSGAYHVENVLHICAINECRFFFPLTGFFENSKMMQDYQFRNTTAVWKEIFVPGAHADIGGGYLEGPQSVYISTDFANTEDLKNYVQNIRSRKANTEGNKIWNALLSGFGVERKDAFSKAYVCRDKVYNELSKLYGKLMLKETNEISPVFTSGKDLETDYSRHPLLESLYEEMTMYIKDLSLDKRPKYNYSKLADYIHIAANFGLYHDGLSKRSEYEMNVELLNNGLNVSSSTIVDQNSHARLSAELHLPEDSFVADFLYGTSVPNNDIWTRSVIKTKTTKLDEINN